Proteins encoded by one window of Vibrio rumoiensis:
- a CDS encoding heme biosynthesis protein HemY: MFRIVFIFIVLGLGLFAGTLFSDQQGYVLISFANTTTEMSVTTLVIFVVATLAALFLLEFIIKRGLRATNATWNWFSVRKLKRARRYANEGIIKLLEGDWKGAEKKVTRWANHHDMPLLCYLIASEAAQGMGDNAKREKYLALAEQQDGFSLAVEMTKIRQMVRNQQYADAHSQLEHLKGRYPNNTIILNLLKKTYLGLELWSALDELLPRLKKAKLISDEEYHHLFYQAQLGKMKEVGAQQGVEGLLSYWSHLPKKLKQDDNVVQLMIEQLILHNGDSEAYIILRDALKQTASNKLLPLITQIDLPDVHPAVLMLEGLAKKQPNNPEISSTLGQLYLREQKWPEAQKAFENALHQRASIADYSYLADALEHQNMKQAAGEVSRKALSLIDKK; encoded by the coding sequence ATGTTTCGTATCGTTTTTATCTTCATCGTATTAGGCTTAGGCTTATTTGCAGGCACCCTATTTTCAGACCAGCAAGGATACGTGCTGATTTCGTTTGCTAATACGACTACCGAAATGAGTGTCACTACTCTAGTGATCTTTGTCGTGGCAACGTTAGCCGCGCTATTTTTACTGGAATTTATCATCAAACGAGGCTTACGTGCCACCAATGCGACCTGGAATTGGTTTAGCGTACGCAAACTAAAACGAGCACGCCGCTACGCCAACGAAGGTATCATCAAATTATTAGAAGGTGATTGGAAAGGCGCTGAAAAAAAAGTCACCCGCTGGGCGAATCATCATGATATGCCATTGTTGTGCTATTTGATCGCATCAGAAGCGGCGCAAGGTATGGGTGATAATGCCAAAAGAGAAAAATACCTCGCTTTAGCAGAACAACAAGATGGGTTTTCTCTTGCGGTTGAAATGACGAAAATACGCCAAATGGTGCGCAACCAACAATATGCAGATGCACATAGCCAACTTGAGCATCTAAAAGGTCGTTATCCGAATAACACCATCATTCTTAATCTATTGAAAAAAACTTACCTGGGACTGGAGTTATGGAGTGCGTTAGATGAATTATTACCGCGCTTAAAGAAGGCTAAGCTCATTTCAGATGAAGAATATCACCACCTTTTTTATCAAGCTCAACTAGGTAAAATGAAAGAAGTCGGTGCACAACAAGGTGTAGAAGGTTTACTGTCATATTGGAGCCACCTACCGAAAAAGCTGAAACAGGATGACAATGTGGTTCAGTTGATGATTGAACAACTGATCCTACACAATGGTGATTCTGAGGCTTATATCATTTTACGCGATGCGCTCAAACAAACAGCATCGAATAAGCTATTACCACTCATCACGCAAATTGACTTACCCGATGTCCACCCTGCAGTATTGATGCTGGAAGGATTAGCCAAAAAACAACCGAATAATCCAGAGATTAGCAGCACATTAGGCCAGCTATATTTACGAGAGCAAAAGTGGCCTGAAGCGCAAAAAGCCTTTGAAAATGCACTTCACCAGCGAGCCAGTATTGCCGACTATTCTTATTTAGCAGATGCGCTTGAACATCAAAATATGAAGCAAGCCGCGGGAGAAGTGTCTCGTAAAGCGCTGTCACTAATAGACAAAAAGTAG
- a CDS encoding uroporphyrinogen-III C-methyltransferase, which yields MTDNHNNINDTMAEVSASTQTKPQKNKGQKRATAAIILAVLLTGSVIAFEAYQYTQSQQTINQLKAQVSRLTTHINDGLENNQSAVEKQTTALQHKLETQAEQQEKSIKSLQLAITDIKGRRPNDWLLAEADYLVKMAGRKLFLEHDVESATQLMMSADQRIAALNDPSLVPLRKAMADDITQLKSLPVIDKEGLILKLISLQQEVDQLPLANALLPKEEKQQQQVVSEDINDWQTNLMTSLQEFAGHFITFRTREGNTTPLLSPTQHFYLKENMKAKLETAIKGVYAENNDIYQTSLNVAQEWSTKFFNQQSIKVKQFEQEIAQLQKKDITVDYPVKLKTQKPLTELISDRLRRSISAVGQGDK from the coding sequence ATGACAGATAACCATAACAATATTAATGACACGATGGCTGAGGTAAGTGCTTCAACTCAAACCAAGCCTCAAAAAAATAAAGGCCAAAAGCGTGCTACTGCCGCCATTATTCTAGCGGTACTGCTTACCGGATCCGTCATCGCATTTGAAGCGTATCAATACACGCAAAGCCAACAAACGATCAATCAGCTAAAAGCTCAAGTGAGCCGTTTAACAACGCATATTAATGATGGGCTTGAAAATAATCAGTCTGCGGTAGAGAAACAAACCACCGCATTGCAACACAAACTTGAAACTCAAGCCGAGCAACAAGAAAAAAGCATCAAAAGCCTACAACTAGCTATCACCGATATCAAAGGCCGACGCCCAAATGATTGGTTACTTGCCGAAGCAGACTACCTCGTCAAAATGGCAGGACGTAAGCTATTTTTAGAACATGATGTTGAATCTGCCACCCAATTAATGATGTCTGCAGATCAAAGAATTGCAGCACTCAATGACCCAAGCTTAGTTCCATTACGCAAAGCGATGGCGGACGACATTACCCAGTTAAAATCTTTACCTGTTATCGACAAAGAAGGCTTAATACTCAAACTTATCAGCCTCCAACAAGAAGTCGATCAACTGCCGCTTGCTAATGCTTTACTCCCTAAAGAAGAAAAACAGCAGCAACAAGTCGTATCAGAAGACATTAATGACTGGCAAACCAACTTAATGACATCATTGCAAGAGTTCGCCGGCCACTTCATTACCTTCCGAACTCGAGAAGGGAATACCACTCCTCTTTTATCTCCGACTCAACATTTCTATTTAAAAGAAAATATGAAGGCCAAACTCGAAACCGCGATTAAAGGGGTTTACGCAGAAAATAACGATATTTATCAAACGTCATTGAATGTTGCTCAAGAATGGTCGACAAAATTCTTTAACCAACAATCGATTAAAGTGAAACAGTTTGAACAAGAAATTGCTCAGCTGCAGAAAAAAGACATCACCGTCGACTACCCAGTGAAGCTCAAAACGCAAAAACCATTAACCGAACTGATTTCTGACCGATTACGTCGTTCTATTTCAGCGGTTGGACAAGGAGATAAATAA
- a CDS encoding uroporphyrinogen-III synthase, with product MTVLVTRPGQDGEMLCFNLQQRQIASIHHPLIDVSQGRDYSSLMDDLSQADIVIAVSQYAVFWAQYTLKTIHQSFPTKPKYFAIGNKTAELLQQYTQQSVLSPQISDSEHLLDLPALKLVKNKRILILRGNGGRELIHQTLQQRGATVFYNEIYRRNLLPIKDIHLWEQWKMQGVSHLVITSGEQLAFFISQVPKQYLPWVVQLKLYVPSLRIHQQAEELGFSHIINTGSAANPVLLDCLSNTFTTGQKHDR from the coding sequence ATGACGGTTCTCGTTACTCGCCCAGGACAGGATGGTGAAATGCTCTGCTTCAATCTGCAACAACGTCAGATTGCAAGTATTCACCATCCCTTAATCGACGTATCACAAGGCAGGGATTACTCATCGCTAATGGATGACTTATCTCAGGCTGATATTGTGATTGCGGTGAGTCAATATGCCGTTTTCTGGGCTCAATATACCCTAAAAACGATACACCAATCTTTCCCTACCAAACCCAAATACTTTGCTATTGGCAACAAAACCGCCGAATTACTACAACAATATACCCAACAGTCCGTCCTTTCACCTCAAATAAGTGACAGCGAACACTTACTGGACTTACCAGCTTTGAAGTTAGTGAAAAACAAGCGTATTTTGATACTAAGAGGTAATGGTGGAAGAGAGTTGATACACCAAACATTACAACAGCGTGGCGCAACCGTTTTTTACAATGAAATCTATCGTAGAAACTTGCTTCCAATAAAGGATATCCATCTATGGGAGCAGTGGAAAATGCAAGGCGTTTCTCACTTAGTCATTACCAGTGGTGAGCAACTTGCATTTTTTATATCACAAGTGCCAAAGCAGTATTTACCGTGGGTAGTCCAATTAAAGCTTTATGTTCCTAGCTTACGTATTCACCAACAAGCAGAAGAACTCGGTTTTTCACATATAATCAATACAGGAAGTGCTGCTAATCCTGTTTTATTAGATTGCCTCAGTAATACCTTTACCACAGGACAAAAACATGACAGATAA
- the hemC gene encoding hydroxymethylbilane synthase, producing the protein MSTTPIRIATRKSPLALWQAYFVKDALQQAHPGLEVELVTMVTKGDIILDTPLAKVGGKGLFVKELEVAMLEGRADLAVHSMKDVPVDFPEGLGLVTICERGDPRDAFVSNHYQNIDELPQGSVVGTCSLRRQCQLKERRPDLVIKELRGNVGTRLGKLDAGEYDAIVLAAAGLKRLELEERIRSFIEPEVSLPAVGQGAVGIECRLDDTRLIELLAPLNDIDTVDRVLCERAMNLTLQGGCQVPIGSYSLLEGEQIWLRGLVGEPDGSLIVRGEIKGHRKDAEQLGIQLANQLLGDGAKEILEKLYSE; encoded by the coding sequence ATGTCAACCACACCCATTCGTATCGCCACTCGTAAAAGCCCTTTAGCTCTTTGGCAGGCTTATTTCGTTAAAGACGCCTTACAACAAGCGCATCCAGGTCTTGAAGTCGAGCTTGTTACTATGGTGACCAAAGGCGATATTATTTTAGATACACCGCTAGCAAAAGTGGGTGGTAAAGGGCTTTTTGTTAAAGAATTAGAAGTAGCAATGCTAGAAGGCCGCGCCGATCTTGCTGTTCACTCAATGAAAGATGTGCCGGTTGATTTTCCTGAAGGCTTAGGACTCGTCACGATTTGTGAACGTGGCGACCCGCGCGATGCATTTGTGTCGAATCACTATCAAAACATTGATGAACTCCCACAAGGATCCGTAGTCGGAACGTGCAGTTTACGCCGCCAATGCCAACTCAAAGAACGCCGCCCAGATCTCGTCATCAAAGAATTGCGCGGCAATGTTGGTACGCGCTTAGGAAAATTAGATGCAGGTGAATACGACGCGATTGTTTTAGCGGCCGCAGGTCTCAAACGTCTCGAGCTGGAAGAGCGTATTCGCAGCTTTATTGAACCAGAAGTATCTCTACCAGCAGTCGGCCAAGGTGCCGTTGGCATTGAATGTCGACTCGATGATACCCGTCTGATCGAACTACTTGCGCCACTTAATGATATTGATACTGTTGACCGAGTATTATGTGAACGAGCCATGAACCTTACACTGCAAGGTGGTTGCCAAGTCCCTATCGGCAGTTATTCATTATTAGAGGGTGAGCAAATCTGGTTAAGAGGCTTAGTCGGCGAGCCAGATGGCAGCCTAATTGTACGCGGTGAAATAAAAGGCCACCGAAAAGACGCGGAACAACTCGGCATTCAATTAGCCAATCAGTTATTAGGCGATGGCGCAAAAGAGATCTTAGAAAAGTTATATAGCGAATAA
- a CDS encoding class I adenylate cyclase, producing the protein MQAYTTILIDRLDKLNQQRVERALSIMDKQSQQVFHLIPVLLHFNHPNLPGFNPDCPPCGVSNFSLSHPQLQALQEFDFDENLDLSTLVQPSSQTPEILALYTMGSTSSVGQSASSDLDIWVCIAPSMGADERTKLINKCLLVTEWAKSLGVEANFFLMDETRFRTNQSEEMTGDNCGSSQHLLLLDEFYRSAVRIAGQRLLWQIVPPEMEECYDEYVQKICNSGHIDCSQWMDFGQLHHIPAEEYFGSNLWQLYKSIDSPYKSVLKAILLESYSWEYPYPQLLSVETKRRFFAHEQKEYGMDSYYLMLEKVTHYLERIGDKRRLELVRRCFYLKTHEKLSREPGSNFVAWRHSALQDLVAKWGWSDELIEELDNRRHWKVEQVKKVHHELLDALMLSYRNLIQFARRHDITSAISPQDISILARKLYAAFETLPGKVTLLNTQISPDLHEPNLTFIQVPEGRVNKAGWYLYKQPLDPYQILGRAPLEHNQYLSKLVAWAFFNGLITEGTHLEKVVRHADIDIDKLYQMVSDLRNTFSLRKRRPTMQALASPCEVSQLSIFINLESDPTTKLKPYQLKTDLKNSIDVFSFSEEQKCLVSSVDLVYRNSWHEVRTLHFSGETAIIEALKTILGKMHQDARPPESVDVFCYSENMRGIMRNMVYQLLAECIELRLKPVENEKRRRFKVLKVANQMYGLFFERRGVSVMKLENSIDFYSSISTNKLQGAPLLKVGKNQELPPPDVVDAYASEGLIQFFFEGDDDGFNIYVLDESNRVEVYRQFDGNRDDMVRTVNRFYTNNTEGLESESKCNFNLPQYYQIIHPDSGESYVVPYRSTATNCSSSEMHVK; encoded by the coding sequence TTGCAAGCATATACGACTATATTAATCGACAGATTAGATAAGCTTAACCAGCAAAGGGTTGAGCGAGCGTTGTCTATTATGGATAAACAAAGTCAGCAAGTTTTCCATCTTATCCCTGTTTTATTGCATTTTAACCACCCAAACCTACCTGGGTTCAATCCAGATTGCCCTCCCTGCGGTGTCAGTAATTTTTCTCTCAGTCACCCTCAACTTCAAGCTCTGCAAGAATTTGATTTTGATGAAAACCTAGATTTATCAACGCTTGTTCAACCTTCATCTCAGACGCCTGAAATTCTTGCGCTTTATACGATGGGAAGCACGTCATCGGTTGGACAAAGCGCTTCGAGTGATTTGGATATCTGGGTGTGCATTGCCCCGAGCATGGGGGCCGATGAGCGCACTAAATTAATTAATAAATGTTTATTAGTGACTGAGTGGGCGAAAAGTTTAGGGGTTGAAGCGAACTTCTTCTTAATGGATGAAACTCGCTTTCGTACCAATCAATCTGAAGAAATGACAGGGGATAACTGCGGTTCTTCTCAGCATTTATTATTATTAGACGAATTTTACCGCTCAGCCGTGCGTATTGCTGGGCAGCGTTTGTTGTGGCAAATCGTACCTCCAGAAATGGAAGAGTGCTATGACGAATATGTACAAAAGATTTGTAACAGTGGGCATATCGATTGTTCACAATGGATGGATTTTGGTCAATTGCATCATATTCCAGCGGAAGAGTATTTCGGCTCGAACTTATGGCAATTGTATAAAAGTATCGATTCTCCATATAAATCGGTTCTAAAGGCCATCTTACTTGAGTCGTATTCATGGGAATACCCATATCCTCAGCTATTAAGTGTTGAAACCAAGCGTCGTTTTTTTGCTCATGAGCAGAAAGAATACGGTATGGACAGCTATTATCTGATGCTGGAAAAAGTGACGCATTATCTAGAGCGAATTGGCGATAAGCGTCGTTTAGAATTGGTAAGGCGTTGTTTTTATCTTAAAACGCATGAAAAACTTTCTCGTGAACCTGGTTCTAATTTTGTGGCGTGGCGTCATTCTGCCTTGCAAGATCTTGTTGCGAAATGGGGTTGGAGTGATGAGTTAATTGAAGAGCTGGATAATCGTCGTCACTGGAAAGTAGAACAAGTGAAAAAAGTGCATCATGAGTTGCTTGATGCGCTCATGCTGAGCTATCGAAATTTGATTCAGTTTGCTCGTCGTCATGACATTACTTCGGCGATCAGTCCACAAGACATCAGCATCTTGGCGAGAAAGCTTTACGCGGCGTTTGAAACACTACCGGGTAAAGTCACTTTACTGAATACTCAAATTTCCCCAGATTTGCATGAACCGAACTTAACCTTTATTCAAGTCCCTGAAGGGCGGGTAAATAAAGCGGGTTGGTATCTTTATAAGCAACCTCTCGATCCGTATCAAATTTTAGGTAGAGCGCCGCTGGAACATAACCAATATTTAAGTAAATTGGTCGCCTGGGCGTTCTTCAATGGCTTGATTACCGAAGGGACTCACCTTGAAAAGGTAGTTCGTCACGCGGATATCGATATCGATAAGCTTTATCAGATGGTCAGTGATCTGCGTAATACCTTCTCTTTGCGTAAGCGTCGTCCAACCATGCAAGCGTTGGCCAGCCCATGTGAAGTCAGCCAGCTCTCGATATTTATTAATTTAGAAAGTGATCCAACGACCAAGCTAAAGCCTTATCAATTGAAGACAGATCTTAAAAACTCGATCGACGTCTTTAGTTTTTCTGAGGAGCAAAAGTGCTTGGTATCGAGTGTCGATTTGGTTTATCGCAATTCTTGGCATGAAGTGAGAACGCTGCATTTTTCCGGTGAAACCGCGATTATTGAAGCGTTAAAAACCATTTTAGGCAAAATGCACCAAGATGCGCGGCCACCAGAATCGGTGGATGTATTTTGTTATAGCGAAAATATGCGCGGCATCATGCGTAATATGGTGTACCAATTACTTGCTGAGTGCATCGAGTTACGTTTAAAGCCGGTCGAAAATGAAAAACGTCGTCGATTCAAAGTTCTGAAGGTGGCCAATCAAATGTATGGTCTCTTTTTCGAACGTCGCGGTGTGTCGGTGATGAAACTTGAGAATTCTATTGATTTTTATAGCAGCATATCGACCAATAAACTGCAGGGTGCGCCTTTACTTAAAGTGGGTAAAAACCAAGAATTGCCGCCACCTGATGTGGTGGATGCTTACGCCAGTGAAGGATTGATTCAGTTTTTCTTTGAAGGGGATGATGACGGCTTCAACATTTATGTTTTGGATGAAAGCAATCGAGTTGAAGTCTATCGACAGTTTGATGGTAATCGTGATGATATGGTGAGAACCGTGAATCGTTTTTACACCAATAACACTGAAGGGCTTGAATCTGAATCGAAATGTAATTTCAACCTACCGCAGTATTATCAGATTATTCACCCTGATAGTGGAGAAAGTTATGTGGTGCCATATCGCAGTACCGCGACCAATTGCTCTAGTAGCGAAATGCATGTCAAATAA
- the fadA gene encoding acetyl-CoA C-acyltransferase FadA: MNNVVIVDCIRTPMGRSKAGAFRHVRAEDLSAHLMKGILKRNPQVDPTQIEDVYWGCVQQTLEQGFNIARNAALLAGVPKNVGAVTVNRLCGSSMQALHDASRAIMVGDAQICLIGGVEHMGHVPMNHGVDFHPGLAKNVAKAAGMMGLTAEMLGKVHGISREAQDEFGARSHRRAHAATVEGRFKNEILPTEGHTEDGSLKLYDYDEVIRPETTVETLAQLRPVFDPANGTVTAGTSSALSDGASAMLVMSEAKAKELGLPIRARIRAMAVAGCDPSTMGYGPVPATQKALKRAGLSIEDMGMIELNEAFAAQALPCAKDLGLLDVMDEKVNLNGGAIALGHPLGCSGSRISTTLINLMEANDVQFGLATMCIGLGQGIATVFERVDS, from the coding sequence ATGAATAATGTAGTTATTGTCGATTGTATTCGTACACCAATGGGTCGTTCAAAAGCCGGCGCATTTCGCCATGTACGTGCAGAAGATTTATCAGCTCATCTAATGAAAGGGATTTTAAAACGTAACCCTCAGGTCGATCCCACTCAAATTGAAGATGTGTATTGGGGGTGTGTACAGCAAACCTTAGAGCAAGGCTTTAACATTGCGCGTAATGCTGCTCTACTTGCCGGAGTGCCGAAAAATGTAGGCGCAGTCACCGTAAACCGTTTATGTGGTTCATCAATGCAAGCACTGCACGATGCTTCACGAGCCATCATGGTCGGTGATGCACAAATTTGCTTAATTGGTGGCGTGGAACACATGGGCCATGTACCAATGAACCATGGTGTTGATTTCCACCCTGGTCTAGCAAAAAATGTCGCAAAAGCGGCAGGTATGATGGGACTTACCGCAGAGATGCTAGGTAAAGTTCATGGCATCAGTCGTGAAGCGCAAGATGAATTTGGAGCTCGCTCTCACCGTCGTGCACATGCTGCAACAGTAGAAGGCCGCTTCAAAAATGAAATTCTACCGACAGAAGGTCATACCGAAGATGGTTCATTAAAGTTATATGACTACGATGAAGTGATTCGCCCAGAAACCACTGTCGAAACACTGGCTCAACTTCGCCCTGTTTTTGACCCAGCCAATGGCACAGTCACAGCAGGAACCTCATCAGCACTGTCAGATGGCGCTTCGGCAATGTTGGTGATGAGCGAAGCCAAAGCAAAAGAGCTAGGTTTACCAATTCGTGCACGTATTCGCGCGATGGCAGTAGCAGGTTGCGATCCATCGACCATGGGTTACGGCCCTGTTCCTGCCACACAAAAAGCGTTAAAACGCGCAGGATTATCAATTGAAGATATGGGCATGATTGAGCTAAATGAAGCCTTTGCTGCCCAAGCGCTACCGTGTGCTAAAGACCTTGGCTTACTGGATGTGATGGACGAAAAAGTTAACTTAAATGGTGGTGCCATTGCACTTGGTCACCCACTAGGTTGCTCTGGCTCTCGCATCTCAACTACTCTGATTAACCTAATGGAAGCCAACGATGTTCAGTTTGGCCTTGCCACGATGTGTATCGGACTTGGCCAAGGTATCGCAACCGTCTTTGAGCGCGTCGATAGCTAA
- the fadB gene encoding fatty acid oxidation complex subunit alpha FadB, producing MIYQHTSLHVKELQDGIAQLTFSAEGSVNTLNTKTLAALDEAIDAIKAQPGITGLILNSDKDAFIVGADIKEFLGLFAKPAEELDHWVKYANDIFCKLEDLPFPTLSVIRGFALGGGCELILSSDLRIGDNTAVIGLPETKLGIIPGFGGTVRLPRVIGADNAMEMIATAKQQKAGEAIKLGLLDAIVNTEQLEASAIETLKQAIDGKIDWQARRQQKTSALSLSKVEALMSFTMAKGMISAKAGPHYPAPIASVKAIEEASTSSRDQALDIERKYFVKMAKTEVAQSLIGLFLNDQYIKGMAKKAGKNSEKTERAAVLGAGIMGGGIAYQSASKGVPVLMKDIAQSSLDLGMTEASKLLNKQLERGKIDGFKLSQILASITPSLHYAGIEQADVVVEAVVENPKVKAAVLAEVEQHAKEGAIIASNTSTIPINQLAQAVKHPENFCGMHFFNPVHRMPLVEIIRGEHTSENTINKVVAYAAQMGKSPIVVNDCPGFFVNRVLFPYFGGFSLLMRDGADFTQIDKVMERKFGWPMGPAYLLDVVGIDTAHHAQAVMAEGFPERMGKDGKDTIDALFEADKYGQKNGSGFYQYSVDRKGKPKKTFDQDVLSLFEGITATKQDFSDEEIINRTMIPMINEVVLCLEEGIIASPQEADMALIYGLGFPPFRGGVFRYLDSIGLQTYIQAASQYADLSPMYRVPQLLLDMAEKGDTFYASQTAAV from the coding sequence ATGATTTACCAACATACGTCCCTACACGTAAAAGAATTACAAGATGGTATCGCTCAGCTTACTTTTAGCGCTGAAGGCTCCGTCAATACTCTCAACACAAAGACTCTCGCCGCCTTAGACGAAGCGATTGACGCAATTAAAGCACAACCGGGAATTACCGGGTTAATTCTTAATTCAGATAAAGATGCCTTTATTGTGGGAGCCGATATCAAAGAGTTTCTCGGATTATTTGCCAAGCCAGCTGAAGAACTGGATCACTGGGTAAAATACGCCAATGATATTTTCTGCAAATTAGAAGACCTACCTTTTCCAACATTATCGGTAATCCGTGGTTTTGCATTGGGCGGTGGTTGCGAACTGATTCTTTCATCTGACCTACGCATTGGTGATAACACGGCAGTGATTGGCCTTCCAGAAACCAAGCTCGGTATTATCCCTGGTTTCGGTGGTACCGTTCGTCTACCTCGCGTTATCGGTGCAGATAATGCCATGGAAATGATCGCAACGGCCAAACAACAAAAGGCTGGCGAAGCCATTAAACTAGGTTTATTAGATGCGATCGTCAATACAGAGCAACTCGAAGCCTCTGCAATCGAAACTCTCAAACAAGCCATCGATGGCAAAATTGATTGGCAAGCTCGTCGCCAGCAAAAAACCTCCGCCTTATCTTTAAGTAAAGTGGAAGCTTTGATGAGCTTTACTATGGCCAAAGGCATGATTTCAGCCAAAGCTGGGCCACACTATCCAGCGCCAATTGCTTCAGTAAAAGCAATTGAAGAAGCGTCAACCTCTAGCCGAGATCAAGCTTTAGATATTGAGCGTAAATACTTCGTTAAAATGGCCAAAACAGAAGTGGCTCAATCCCTGATTGGCTTATTCCTTAATGATCAGTACATCAAAGGAATGGCTAAAAAAGCAGGTAAAAATTCAGAGAAAACCGAACGAGCCGCGGTACTAGGTGCAGGTATCATGGGCGGTGGTATCGCTTATCAATCAGCATCGAAAGGTGTGCCGGTCTTAATGAAAGATATCGCACAATCCTCGCTCGACCTTGGCATGACCGAAGCTTCCAAACTACTCAACAAACAACTGGAACGTGGCAAAATCGATGGTTTCAAGCTGTCACAAATTTTAGCGTCGATCACTCCAAGCCTACACTATGCAGGTATTGAACAAGCCGATGTGGTTGTCGAAGCGGTGGTTGAAAATCCAAAAGTCAAAGCCGCGGTACTGGCGGAAGTGGAACAACATGCAAAAGAGGGAGCCATCATTGCCTCTAATACTTCTACCATTCCAATCAATCAATTAGCTCAAGCAGTAAAACACCCAGAAAATTTCTGTGGTATGCACTTCTTTAACCCAGTACATCGTATGCCTTTGGTTGAGATTATTCGTGGTGAACATACTTCAGAAAACACGATCAATAAAGTCGTGGCTTATGCCGCTCAAATGGGAAAATCCCCCATTGTGGTCAATGACTGCCCAGGGTTCTTTGTTAACCGTGTGCTATTCCCTTACTTTGGTGGTTTCAGTCTGCTAATGCGTGACGGTGCTGACTTCACCCAAATCGATAAAGTAATGGAACGTAAATTCGGTTGGCCAATGGGACCAGCTTATTTGCTCGACGTCGTCGGTATTGACACAGCTCACCATGCACAAGCGGTGATGGCTGAAGGTTTCCCAGAGCGTATGGGTAAAGACGGCAAAGATACCATTGATGCATTATTTGAAGCCGATAAATATGGTCAGAAAAATGGCAGTGGTTTCTATCAATACTCAGTGGATCGTAAAGGCAAACCAAAGAAAACCTTTGATCAAGATGTCCTATCGCTATTTGAAGGTATCACAGCCACTAAGCAAGATTTCTCTGATGAAGAGATCATCAATCGCACCATGATTCCAATGATTAATGAAGTCGTCTTATGTTTAGAAGAAGGCATTATTGCTTCACCGCAAGAAGCCGATATGGCGCTCATTTATGGACTAGGCTTTCCTCCATTCCGTGGAGGTGTGTTCCGTTACCTAGATAGCATTGGATTACAAACATATATCCAAGCAGCCTCACAATATGCCGACCTAAGCCCAATGTATCGCGTACCGCAATTACTATTGGATATGGCCGAAAAGGGCGACACTTTTTACGCCAGTCAAACCGCTGCTGTTTAA
- a CDS encoding YigZ family protein, giving the protein MNEQPYLIPADRVIFEEEIKKSLFITQLAHTPTIESAKAFIEQVKLQHAAARHNCWGFVAGRPDDSLLWGFSDDGEPSGTAGKPILAQLSGSGIGEMTAVITRYSGGIKLGTGGLVKAYGGGVQQALKQVQTIEKKITTQLQLRLDYSLMPLVQSLMVQYQVTQLDAKFEHRIDLLVEIDIREADVFKQTLVNKTGAKVEIKPKHI; this is encoded by the coding sequence ATGAATGAGCAGCCATATTTAATTCCCGCTGATAGGGTGATATTTGAAGAGGAAATTAAGAAAAGTCTTTTTATTACTCAGCTTGCTCATACACCAACAATTGAAAGTGCTAAAGCGTTTATTGAGCAAGTTAAGTTACAACATGCTGCGGCTCGTCATAATTGCTGGGGCTTTGTTGCTGGAAGACCGGATGATTCTTTATTATGGGGATTTAGCGATGATGGTGAGCCTTCAGGGACAGCAGGAAAACCGATATTAGCCCAACTCTCCGGTTCTGGCATTGGTGAAATGACTGCGGTAATAACGCGTTATTCTGGCGGCATTAAATTAGGCACTGGCGGATTAGTCAAAGCGTATGGTGGAGGTGTGCAGCAAGCTCTCAAGCAAGTTCAAACTATTGAGAAAAAGATCACTACCCAATTGCAGCTAAGGTTAGACTACTCTTTAATGCCTTTAGTGCAATCTCTTATGGTTCAATATCAAGTGACTCAACTTGATGCAAAATTTGAACATCGCATTGACTTGTTAGTTGAGATCGATATAAGAGAGGCGGACGTGTTTAAACAGACCCTAGTAAATAAAACGGGTGCTAAGGTTGAGATCAAACCGAAACACATATAA